The genomic interval TCCCTAGAAAGAAATATAAGAAAAATAAAGGATTATAAGAAAGGATATGGAACTGGTAGAAAAAGGTATACAGAATCTTTTTAAGGAGATTGAAAGAAGGGAAGAAAATCCCGATGATATGATGTATTCTTACCTGGTGAAAGCCGAAGCGAACATAAAAAGTTGGATGAACCTGGAGCTTGCCAGTCAGATAGATACAATTATAGAAAATAATCCGGAGTATTCTGGCTTTAGCGTATATCCACGCCAGAAAATTAATGCCAAAAAGTTTGATATGATTATCTATTCCCAGATGGGAATTCGTTATGTTCTGGAAATGAAATCCATAGTAAACTGGATGTCTCCGTATGAACAGTTAGATAGGGTAATATCGGACATTGATAGGTTGATTGAACTGGAAGTTCCAAAGGGCTGTGAGAAAATTATTATACTGATGACAGCTTTTGCCAAACCTAAAAAAGATAATCTTAAAAAATACTTTCTGAGATGGATGGACAGGGAACTGGGAAGTAATGACTACGGAATTGATAAAGAATTATTTTATAAGAAAATTACGGAAAGGTTGAAAATCATCAGAAGAATACATCTTTTGAATCTACCGAGTATTGAAATAAAAAATGATATTTTTGAGAGTTTGATATTACAACCTTTTTATTCTAATATTTAAATTTTCTTAAATAGCTTTACAAAGGGATAGAGAAGAAGGGTACCAAAGGTTTGCATTTCCGGTTTTGAATCTTCTCCGATTCCTAATTTTAAACGAGAAGTATTTGTTAAATGGAAGGTATGAAATAGCCTGTCCCAGATAGAAAGTAAACTTCCATAATTCGTATTGGCTTCTTTTATCACTTCTGAATGATGCACCTTGTGCATTTCGGGAGAAGCAAGAAAAACTCTGTAGAATTTATCTATCTTTTCCGGAAATGCAATATTACTGTGATGTATAAGAATATTAATTCCCAAAAAGGCATTATAGTATAGTAACTCTGTTTTACTAAAACCTAAAAGTAATAAAATAGGAATCCGCAATAAATCTGAAAAGATAAGTTCACCAAAATGAAAGCGATAAGCACTGGTTACATCCATTTCCGGATCACTGTGATGTACGCTGTGAAACTTCCAGAAAAAAGAAAATTCATGGTTTAAGCGATGCCAGAAATACATCCACATATCGAAACCTAAAAATGCAATAATCGAATAGATATATACATTATTGATTTGACCCCGTAGTCCCTGGAACTGAAACTGTATGGATTCCAGATAGGATAGGGTATATAAAGAAATCGGAAACTGAATCAGAAGAGCTAAAACCGAAAAACTTACATTCAGTTTACCATGGCTTTTTTTGTTAGAAAACTTATAATAAGGTTTCCACTTTTCCAACTGCCAGAGGAAGAGAAAAAGAAGAAGTGCAAAAATCTGGCTTAAAAAATCAAAGTTTAATAGTTTTTCTAAGGGGAACATAGTACTTTTGGATTTTCTAAAAAAATGCTCTATTCTGGCAATAAAAAGAATTTGACCGTTTATTAATTTTCTGAGCATGTAAAGGAGAGGGAGATGTATATGGGTTTTTTAACTGCAAAATATTATGGTAATACGATTCTTGATTGGTCTATCGCTTTTGGTATTGTTCTGGCTTCGGTGATTCTTGCAAAAATTGTGTATTGGATTTCCGGTAATGTTTTTAAGAAATTGGCCAGTAAAACAGAAACAAAATTAGATGATATTATCGTCGATATGGTGGAAGAACCTGTTGTTTTTGCAATAACCATTATCGGCCTCTGGTGGGCTGCTGAAACCCTCACTCTTTCTCAGGAGGTAAAGGGCTGGATTGGAAAAGTTTATCATATCTTGATTGCTATTAATATCGCCTGGTTGGTTGAGAGATTGATTGACTCTTTATTTGAAGAATACCTGATACCTCTAACAGAAAAAACAGAAACCGATCTGGATGATATAATTGTACCGGTAGTAAGAAAAGGTGTTAAAGTTATTATCTGGTCAATCGGGATAATCGTCGGTTTAAACAATGCCGGGTATAATGTGGGGGCAATTCTTGCCGGTCTGGGTATCGGAGGTCTGGCACTGGCAATGGCTGCCAAAGATACAATTTCCAACATTTTCGGTGGAGTTACTATTCTTGTAGATCAACCCTTTAAATCAGGAGATAAGATTGAGATAAAGAATCATGAAGGAAAAGTGAAGGAAATCGGTCTGAGAAGTACCAGGCTTGAAAATATGGCCGGAAGGTTAATTACCATTCCCAATTCTTATTTTGCAGAAAATCCGGTTGAAAATAAATCAGCTGAACCCTCTCGAAAGATTTCCTTTGTATTAAGGTTAAAGTATGATACACCTTCTGAAAAAGTAGAAGAAGCCATGACGATCCTGAAAGAAATTTGTACTGAACACGCAAGTATAGGGGAACCGGTTTTGACTTCCTTTGTGAATTTTGGTGAATCAGCACTTGAGATTTTACTTATCTATTTTATTTTAAAAGAAGGAGATATTCTTCAAACTCAGACTGATGTAAATATGCAAATTTTGAAGCGGTATGAAGCAGCCAAAATACAGTTTGCCTATCCTACAAGGACTGTTCATATACAGGGAAATGAAAAAGTTGTTTAACTATGAAGTATAAATTTATTTATAAAGTTTGTTTAGCTTTATTCGTTTTACTGGGGAATTGTTATACTCTCCCCAGTCCCAAGGGTTCTCCACAAAAACCCGAAGACTCCTATCCGGATTATTCTGACTTGAATAATTGGATAGCGCTACCTTCGAGGCAAGATCATGCAGATAAAACTCCAACAAAAGAAATGCAGGATGAGCAAAGTTTAGCCAGCGGAGATGTGTTATATATTTATCCAACAACCTTATTAGAGGGAGAGCGTTGGAACGCGGATTTAAAAGATGAACGCTTGAATAAAAAAACAGGTATCAGGGTGGTTCGCTCACAGGCCAGTATATTTAATAAATGTTGCAGGGTTTATGCACCTAAATACAGACAGGCAATTATTACAGCTTTTTTTAAAGAGAATGATAATACGAAAGAATCTCTTGAACTTGCTTACTCAGATGTACGCAAAGCCTACCTGTATTATATGAAAGAATTAAATAAGGGTAGACCTTATATCTTAGCCGGTCATAGCCAGGGAGCTTTTCATTTGATTCGCCTCTTGAAAGAGGAAGTAGGAAAAGAGGTTAACAGAAAAAACTTTGTGGTAGCCTATCTGGTGGGGATGCCTGTAAAAGAAAAGGAATTTTCTGAGATTCCTATCTGTAAAGATGCGAATCAGACTTCCTGTTTTGTATCCTGGAATACATACGGAAAAGGAAGCAGACCAGGGTATTTTCCTGAACGCTTTGAGGGTTCTTCCTGTGTAAATCCTTTAAGTTGGAAGGTAGATGAAGAGTTTGTTTCTTCGGAGCATAATATGGGTGGAATTAATAATTCTTTCCAGTTTTATCCTAAGGCAGTAGGTGCCGGATGTAAAAAGGGAATCCTCGAAATTTCAAAACCTAATATTCCAAAGTTGACTGTACTTGCAGGAAATAATTATCATGTAGTAGATATGCATTTATTTTATTCGAATATTAGAGATAATGCAAATATTAGAGTAAAATCCTTCTTGAAGAAGAAGTAAGATATAAGGGGACTTGAATGA from Leptospiraceae bacterium carries:
- a CDS encoding DUF3089 domain-containing protein; this encodes MKYKFIYKVCLALFVLLGNCYTLPSPKGSPQKPEDSYPDYSDLNNWIALPSRQDHADKTPTKEMQDEQSLASGDVLYIYPTTLLEGERWNADLKDERLNKKTGIRVVRSQASIFNKCCRVYAPKYRQAIITAFFKENDNTKESLELAYSDVRKAYLYYMKELNKGRPYILAGHSQGAFHLIRLLKEEVGKEVNRKNFVVAYLVGMPVKEKEFSEIPICKDANQTSCFVSWNTYGKGSRPGYFPERFEGSSCVNPLSWKVDEEFVSSEHNMGGINNSFQFYPKAVGAGCKKGILEISKPNIPKLTVLAGNNYHVVDMHLFYSNIRDNANIRVKSFLKKK
- a CDS encoding mechanosensitive ion channel family protein — protein: MGFLTAKYYGNTILDWSIAFGIVLASVILAKIVYWISGNVFKKLASKTETKLDDIIVDMVEEPVVFAITIIGLWWAAETLTLSQEVKGWIGKVYHILIAINIAWLVERLIDSLFEEYLIPLTEKTETDLDDIIVPVVRKGVKVIIWSIGIIVGLNNAGYNVGAILAGLGIGGLALAMAAKDTISNIFGGVTILVDQPFKSGDKIEIKNHEGKVKEIGLRSTRLENMAGRLITIPNSYFAENPVENKSAEPSRKISFVLRLKYDTPSEKVEEAMTILKEICTEHASIGEPVLTSFVNFGESALEILLIYFILKEGDILQTQTDVNMQILKRYEAAKIQFAYPTRTVHIQGNEKVV
- a CDS encoding sterol desaturase family protein, yielding MLRKLINGQILFIARIEHFFRKSKSTMFPLEKLLNFDFLSQIFALLLFLFLWQLEKWKPYYKFSNKKSHGKLNVSFSVLALLIQFPISLYTLSYLESIQFQFQGLRGQINNVYIYSIIAFLGFDMWMYFWHRLNHEFSFFWKFHSVHHSDPEMDVTSAYRFHFGELIFSDLLRIPILLLLGFSKTELLYYNAFLGINILIHHSNIAFPEKIDKFYRVFLASPEMHKVHHSEVIKEANTNYGSLLSIWDRLFHTFHLTNTSRLKLGIGEDSKPEMQTFGTLLLYPFVKLFKKI